The Candidatus Binatus sp. genome has a window encoding:
- a CDS encoding methyltransferase domain-containing protein, whose amino-acid sequence MISARQTERHAGRNRKAALNRKAAPERAQPHPIRFGPNLYVAHTQPGFEGIAALEIAGRIRRAREIARRVVPDRAGMTIFFAPAAEKLGAIRTAEDLFGLAGYRAGVGPESVALDKIRAAAREAPLVEAALAARVKVSPGTRAGRRLKFRVIARMAGEHEFRRVDFQRAVERGILERGDHTWRLEEEDADVEFWASMIDAEFFLTVRLSDDRMRHREYKAAHRPASLRASSAAALGWLSEPCEDDVVLDPFCGAGTILIERAHLGRYAMLLGGDRDHAALAAARINVGARYKPIQLENWDAGAIPLGDASVNKIVTNLPWGLRYGSHGENRKLYPLWFREFARVLKSGGVMVMLTAEWRLMRELERVGKIAPSRIIRVSVLGKPAAIYVCRKE is encoded by the coding sequence TTGATTAGCGCGCGCCAGACGGAACGACATGCCGGGCGCAATCGCAAGGCTGCGCTGAATCGCAAGGCTGCGCCCGAGCGCGCGCAGCCGCATCCGATACGCTTCGGGCCGAACCTCTACGTCGCGCATACGCAGCCCGGATTCGAGGGGATCGCGGCTTTGGAAATAGCAGGACGAATCCGACGCGCCCGTGAGATCGCGCGGCGAGTGGTGCCCGATCGCGCCGGGATGACGATTTTTTTCGCGCCGGCCGCCGAGAAACTGGGCGCGATCCGGACCGCCGAGGACCTGTTCGGGCTGGCCGGCTACCGAGCCGGGGTTGGACCGGAGAGCGTGGCGCTGGACAAGATTCGCGCCGCGGCGCGCGAAGCGCCGCTGGTCGAGGCCGCGCTGGCGGCGCGGGTCAAGGTCTCGCCGGGGACGCGCGCGGGCCGCAGGCTCAAGTTCCGCGTGATCGCCAGGATGGCGGGCGAGCACGAATTTCGGCGCGTGGATTTTCAACGCGCGGTCGAGCGCGGGATTCTCGAGCGGGGCGACCACACCTGGCGGTTGGAAGAAGAGGACGCCGACGTCGAGTTCTGGGCGAGCATGATCGACGCGGAGTTTTTTCTGACGGTGAGGCTCAGCGACGACCGCATGCGGCATCGCGAGTACAAGGCGGCGCATCGCCCCGCCTCGCTGCGCGCGTCGAGTGCGGCGGCGCTGGGATGGCTGTCGGAGCCGTGCGAGGACGACGTGGTGCTCGATCCATTTTGCGGCGCGGGAACCATTCTGATCGAGCGGGCGCATCTGGGGCGCTACGCGATGCTGCTGGGCGGCGATCGCGATCATGCGGCGCTCGCGGCGGCGCGGATCAATGTCGGCGCGCGTTACAAGCCAATCCAGCTCGAGAACTGGGACGCGGGCGCAATCCCGCTCGGCGACGCGAGCGTAAATAAAATCGTCACCAACCTGCCGTGGGGATTGCGCTATGGATCGCACGGCGAGAATCGAAAACTCTATCCGCTGTGGTTCAGGGAGTTCGCGCGCGTGCTCAAGAGCGGCGGCGTGATGGTGATGCTGACGGCGGAGTGGCGGCTGATGCGCGAGCTCGAGCGCGTCGGCAAGATCGCACCGAGCAGGATTATCCGCGTGTCGGTGCTCGGCAAGCCGGCGGCAATCTACGTGTGCCGCAAGGAATAG
- the efp gene encoding elongation factor P, with the protein MLIQATQLRPGMIVEYNKELYRIMTITHITPGNWRGMVQTKLRNVKTGSQTENRFRSEDRVERVILNQSKMQFLYQDGDDFHFMNTENYEQITIPKELIEDVVGFLTPNLEVEVEFYETTPLNVRLPKTVALKVARTDPGVKTAAVTNTLKPATLETGRTIQVPHFVVEGDTITINTETGEYLSRSK; encoded by the coding sequence ATGCTGATTCAAGCGACGCAACTGCGCCCGGGTATGATTGTCGAATACAACAAAGAGCTGTACCGGATCATGACGATCACGCACATCACGCCCGGCAACTGGCGCGGGATGGTGCAGACCAAGCTGCGCAACGTGAAGACGGGATCGCAAACCGAGAACCGGTTTCGGTCGGAAGATCGCGTCGAGCGGGTCATCCTGAACCAGAGCAAGATGCAGTTCCTCTATCAGGACGGCGACGATTTCCATTTCATGAACACCGAGAACTACGAGCAGATCACGATTCCCAAGGAGCTGATCGAGGACGTGGTGGGATTTCTGACGCCGAACCTCGAAGTCGAAGTCGAGTTCTATGAAACGACGCCGCTCAACGTCCGGCTGCCGAAAACGGTGGCGCTCAAGGTGGCCCGGACCGATCCGGGAGTGAAAACGGCGGCGGTGACCAACACGCTCAAGCCGGCGACGCTGGAGACCGGAAGGACGATCCAGGTGCCGCATTTCGTCGTCGAGGGCGACACGATCACGATCAACACCGAAACCGGCGAGTACCTGTCACGCTCGAAGTAG
- a CDS encoding YgfZ/GcvT domain-containing protein yields the protein MAHLETTDHPTAPAIADAAFDAAYDAVVHAAGVHVLDGRIVVRVVGDDRASFIHGMCTADVKGARPGSILPALFLTEHAHVIADAFIWVTGDALVLDIDSDAWTRTRAHLERLLVADDVEFEDASRLALIDVEGPAALDAACPAEVAASLPPWRFIEAGKSLIGNLPRYGGPAVSVIASRDSVDSTIAGILARAPHSRRVDSSPLETIRVENGVALVGVDTADKTIALEARLDRAISFSKGCYLGQETIERATARGGLKKRMFGLKFSDAQVPPVGAVVSLAGTEVGRVTSAVRSPRLGAIGLAILHHSAWTPGVELKIGGDGAAIVTDLPFAQS from the coding sequence GTGGCACATCTCGAAACAACCGATCATCCGACCGCGCCCGCAATCGCCGACGCGGCCTTCGACGCCGCTTACGACGCGGTGGTACACGCGGCGGGCGTGCACGTGCTCGACGGCCGAATCGTCGTGCGCGTGGTCGGCGACGATCGCGCTTCGTTCATCCACGGGATGTGCACCGCCGACGTAAAGGGCGCCCGCCCCGGTTCCATCCTGCCCGCGCTGTTTCTGACCGAGCACGCGCACGTGATCGCCGACGCATTCATCTGGGTCACCGGCGATGCGCTCGTGCTCGATATCGACTCCGATGCGTGGACGCGCACGCGGGCGCATCTTGAGCGCCTGCTGGTCGCCGACGATGTCGAATTCGAAGACGCCAGCCGGCTTGCCCTGATCGACGTCGAGGGACCTGCCGCGCTCGACGCGGCCTGCCCTGCTGAAGTGGCTGCGTCCCTGCCCCCTTGGCGCTTCATCGAAGCCGGCAAGTCGCTGATCGGCAACCTGCCTCGTTACGGCGGACCCGCTGTATCCGTAATCGCTTCGCGCGATTCGGTCGATTCGACCATCGCCGGCATACTTGCGAGGGCGCCGCATTCGCGCCGCGTCGATTCGAGCCCGCTCGAAACCATCCGCGTCGAAAACGGCGTTGCACTCGTCGGTGTGGATACCGCTGACAAGACGATCGCACTCGAGGCGCGGCTCGATCGCGCAATCTCGTTCTCCAAAGGATGCTACCTCGGGCAGGAAACTATCGAGCGGGCGACCGCGCGCGGCGGTTTGAAAAAACGGATGTTTGGACTTAAGTTCAGTGATGCGCAGGTGCCTCCGGTCGGCGCGGTCGTCAGTCTGGCCGGGACGGAAGTCGGCCGTGTGACCAGTGCCGTGCGCTCGCCGCGATTGGGCGCGATCGGGCTTGCGATTTTGCACCACAGCGCATGGACGCCCGGGGTTGAGTTGAAGATTGGCGGGGACGGCGCCGCGATCGTGACTGATTTGCCGTTCGCGCAGAGTTAA
- a CDS encoding amidohydrolase, which yields MRSEVVVPPAKADLVLHEGLVLGHPGSDSVAISRGLIAAHGPFAELKPLVGPRTHLIKLAGRAVAPGFIDSHLHFLQAAAAATGVSVQRCRTVGDLLADLRLAAGKTPPGNWLRAFGCDEAMMLEKRGPTRAELDQSLPKNPLRLRHQTLHATWLNSRAIALLGLEAPGFTPPLGANMIRDAAGKLTGLVVGMETWLSNHLPLVTAAESESRARIMSRELAAAGVTTFTDATARNGPVEVELFAKLAASGAICQRVGAMIGAQHLDAVDRCEQLARAAGIGLSAVKFMPGYQYDRAGLARTVLHALDRGLDCAFHATEIEELEEALAAIEAAKAGFAGERAIPRFRIEHGGLITPNYIDRLMALGVWVVTNPGFIHFRGPKYAAEPGLVAHLYRARSLKAAGVHLAGATDAPVTPAKPLAAIAAAVSRTTIDGVELAPAEALPVHEAFALFTIDAARLARLEAGAVEPDRLADLIVLPRDPFSLKPADLMNLAVDITIVGGRVVYERGRPAIASSDSADLRSG from the coding sequence ATGCGTTCCGAAGTGGTAGTCCCGCCCGCGAAAGCCGACTTGGTTCTTCACGAGGGTCTGGTCCTCGGCCACCCCGGCAGCGACTCGGTTGCCATCTCCAGGGGCTTGATCGCCGCGCACGGTCCGTTTGCGGAACTGAAGCCGCTGGTCGGTCCGCGAACTCATCTGATCAAGCTCGCGGGCCGCGCTGTCGCTCCCGGTTTCATCGATTCGCACCTCCATTTCCTGCAAGCTGCCGCCGCTGCCACCGGAGTCTCGGTTCAGCGATGCCGCACGGTTGGCGATCTGCTGGCCGATCTGCGGCTTGCCGCCGGCAAAACTCCGCCCGGCAACTGGCTGCGCGCGTTCGGATGCGACGAAGCGATGATGCTGGAAAAGCGCGGGCCCACGCGCGCCGAGCTCGATCAGTCGCTGCCCAAGAACCCGCTGCGCTTGCGCCATCAGACGTTGCACGCGACCTGGCTCAACTCGCGCGCCATCGCGTTGCTCGGCCTTGAGGCTCCCGGCTTCACCCCGCCGCTGGGCGCCAACATGATTCGCGACGCCGCTGGCAAGCTCACCGGCCTCGTGGTCGGGATGGAAACGTGGCTGTCGAATCATCTCCCGCTCGTGACCGCCGCGGAATCGGAATCACGCGCGCGCATCATGAGCCGCGAACTGGCCGCCGCGGGAGTGACCACGTTCACCGACGCAACCGCGCGCAACGGCCCCGTCGAAGTCGAACTGTTCGCCAAGCTGGCGGCTTCGGGCGCGATATGCCAACGCGTCGGCGCGATGATCGGCGCGCAGCATCTCGACGCCGTCGATCGATGCGAACAACTTGCCCGCGCCGCTGGAATCGGGTTGTCCGCCGTCAAGTTCATGCCCGGCTATCAGTACGACCGTGCCGGGCTCGCGCGCACCGTGCTCCACGCGCTCGACCGCGGACTCGATTGCGCCTTTCATGCGACCGAAATCGAAGAATTGGAAGAGGCGCTCGCCGCGATCGAAGCCGCCAAGGCGGGTTTCGCCGGCGAACGCGCCATCCCGCGGTTTCGCATCGAGCACGGCGGGCTGATTACGCCCAACTACATAGACCGGCTCATGGCGCTCGGCGTGTGGGTCGTCACCAACCCCGGCTTCATCCACTTCCGCGGTCCCAAGTACGCCGCGGAGCCCGGCCTCGTCGCGCATCTCTACCGCGCGCGAAGTCTCAAGGCCGCTGGTGTTCATCTGGCCGGCGCCACCGACGCCCCGGTCACACCCGCCAAGCCGCTCGCGGCGATTGCGGCCGCGGTTTCCCGCACCACCATCGACGGCGTCGAGCTCGCACCCGCCGAAGCGCTCCCCGTCCACGAGGCCTTCGCGCTTTTCACGATCGACGCTGCGCGCCTCGCCCGGCTCGAGGCCGGCGCCGTCGAGCCCGACCGGCTTGCCGATCTCATCGTGTTGCCGCGCGACCCGTTCTCGCTCAAGCCCGCCGATCTGATGAACCTCGCCGTCGATATAACAATCGTCGGCGGCCGCGTGGTTTACGAGCGCGGCCGTCCCGCCATCGCCAGCAGCGACAGCGCCGACCTGCGCTCCGGATGA
- a CDS encoding enoyl-CoA hydratase/isomerase family protein, with amino-acid sequence MMSSSGSSAVLYSKRGPVAWVTLNRPDQFNAYNMAMRDDLFQVLAAIHDDREVRAMVLRGAGPAFSTGGDLAEFGMAPSPIVARWARFRRDVWGMLRALPVPTIAAVHGFTVGGGLEMALLCDLAIAADDTRLCLPETGAGMIPGVAGTQTAARRLGLGRALDLCLTGRWIDAQNALFVGLVAEVVPVADLDRRALWLARAFGRVARERSAMLKLAVWGGLDLPLRQGLELERRLWKRLALIENNRGPAPVRGGKNANI; translated from the coding sequence ATGATGTCATCGAGCGGCTCGAGCGCGGTTCTCTACAGCAAGCGCGGCCCCGTCGCGTGGGTCACGCTCAATCGTCCCGATCAATTCAACGCTTACAACATGGCGATGCGCGACGATCTGTTTCAGGTCCTCGCCGCCATCCACGACGATCGCGAGGTTCGCGCGATGGTCTTGCGGGGCGCCGGTCCGGCCTTCTCCACCGGCGGCGATCTTGCCGAGTTCGGGATGGCGCCGTCGCCGATCGTCGCGCGATGGGCCCGCTTTCGCCGCGACGTGTGGGGGATGCTCCGCGCGCTGCCCGTCCCGACCATCGCGGCCGTCCACGGCTTCACGGTCGGCGGCGGACTCGAGATGGCGCTGCTGTGCGACCTCGCCATCGCCGCCGACGACACCCGCCTTTGCCTGCCCGAGACTGGCGCCGGCATGATTCCCGGCGTCGCTGGCACCCAAACCGCCGCGCGCCGGCTCGGCCTGGGTCGCGCACTTGACCTTTGCCTCACCGGCCGTTGGATTGACGCCCAAAACGCGTTATTTGTAGGTTTGGTCGCCGAAGTAGTTCCCGTGGCGGATTTGGATCGTCGCGCTCTGTGGCTCGCCCGCGCCTTTGGACGGGTCGCCCGCGAGCGGTCCGCGATGCTAAAGCTGGCGGTCTGGGGAGGGCTCGATTTGCCGCTTCGACAGGGACTCGAACTCGAACGCCGGCTTTGGAAACGGCTCGCGCTGATCGAAAACAACCGCGGACCCGCGCCTGTCCGCGGCGGAAAAAATGCCAATATTTGA
- a CDS encoding long-chain-fatty-acid--CoA ligase, whose protein sequence is MNTVNFVTIPSSIVPDQEILVFGARRLTYADLNDRVARLCAVFKQFGLAHGDVVALLDTNSDLYIECYYAAAKAGLIFLPLNYRAKDAELEYMINTAQAKALLVGDRYLELINKIQSRLSASRIVAIGDAAGGLPRLADLIAKAAPDESEAEVEDEDISILMYTSGTTSLPKGVQLRFRDFTAYVTANVEMADGTDRGVSLVCVPFYHIAGTTAYMTNMWTGRKMIVMPQFDARAWLDLVQRERVTHAFVVPTMMKQIIDEPSFAGSDLSSLTNLAYGGAAMPVQVIRRAIEVFPKQVGFVNAYGQTETTSSLTVLGPDDHRIEGTPEQIELKLKRLNSVGLPLPDVEIRVRDEDGNFLPAGQVGEIIIRTPRIMKGYAGRDDNARLLDGWRATGDLGWLDSDGYVFFAGRKDDMIIRGGENIAPAEIETVLMSHPAVDECAVIGVPSVEWGQIVKAFVVVRKGKTVTEQELADFCRSRLASFKRPERIEFIHALPKNPLGKVLRKDLRAPAGDI, encoded by the coding sequence GTGAACACGGTTAACTTCGTCACGATCCCATCGTCGATCGTGCCCGACCAGGAAATCCTGGTCTTCGGCGCGCGACGCCTTACTTACGCGGATCTGAACGACCGGGTCGCGCGCCTGTGCGCGGTCTTCAAACAATTCGGTCTGGCGCATGGCGACGTCGTTGCCCTGCTCGACACCAATTCCGACCTCTACATCGAATGCTACTACGCTGCCGCCAAGGCCGGGCTCATATTCCTGCCGCTTAACTACCGCGCCAAGGATGCCGAGCTCGAATACATGATCAACACCGCACAGGCGAAGGCCTTGCTCGTCGGCGATCGCTACCTCGAACTGATAAACAAAATTCAGTCCCGGCTCAGCGCGAGCAGGATTGTCGCGATCGGAGACGCTGCCGGCGGATTGCCGCGGCTCGCCGATCTGATCGCCAAGGCTGCGCCCGATGAATCCGAAGCTGAAGTCGAAGACGAGGATATTTCGATCCTGATGTACACCAGCGGCACCACCTCGCTGCCCAAGGGTGTGCAGTTGCGCTTTCGCGATTTCACCGCCTACGTGACCGCCAACGTCGAGATGGCCGACGGCACCGATCGCGGGGTCTCGCTGGTGTGCGTGCCCTTTTATCACATCGCCGGAACCACCGCGTACATGACCAACATGTGGACCGGCCGCAAGATGATCGTGATGCCGCAATTCGACGCCCGCGCGTGGCTCGATCTCGTCCAGCGCGAGCGCGTCACCCATGCCTTCGTCGTGCCCACGATGATGAAGCAGATCATCGACGAGCCGTCATTTGCGGGCTCCGATCTCTCCAGCCTGACCAACCTCGCCTACGGCGGCGCGGCGATGCCGGTGCAGGTAATTCGCCGCGCGATTGAAGTCTTCCCCAAACAAGTCGGCTTCGTGAACGCGTACGGACAGACTGAAACGACTTCATCGCTGACCGTGCTCGGCCCCGACGATCATAGAATCGAGGGCACGCCCGAGCAGATCGAGCTCAAACTCAAACGCCTCAATTCGGTAGGCTTGCCGCTCCCCGATGTCGAGATTCGCGTCCGCGACGAGGACGGCAACTTCCTCCCCGCCGGCCAGGTCGGCGAAATAATCATCCGCACCCCGCGAATCATGAAGGGCTACGCCGGCCGCGACGACAACGCGCGATTGCTCGACGGATGGCGCGCCACGGGCGATCTCGGATGGCTCGACAGCGACGGCTACGTCTTCTTCGCCGGCCGCAAGGACGACATGATCATCCGCGGCGGCGAAAATATTGCTCCCGCGGAAATCGAAACCGTCCTCATGAGCCATCCGGCCGTCGATGAATGCGCCGTTATCGGCGTGCCCTCGGTCGAGTGGGGGCAGATTGTCAAGGCCTTCGTCGTCGTGCGCAAGGGAAAGACCGTGACCGAGCAAGAGCTCGCCGACTTCTGCCGCTCGCGCCTTGCCAGCTTCAAGCGTCCCGAGCGTATCGAGTTCATTCACGCGCTGCCCAAAAATCCGCTCGGCAAAGTCCTGCGCAAAGATCTGCGCGCGCCCGCTGGAGACATCTGA
- a CDS encoding enoyl-CoA hydratase/isomerase family protein — MAVRMLELIEQVEDDDAARMLAVTGAGSVFCTGFDDGVDPRLVESLAVLSKPTVAIINGDAFDEGLELAMAADIRAAISSARFAITQMKRGAMPHFGATQRLPRLVGAANALRLMLTGTALGAGEAMRIGLVTYLADSRIELAALSGRVAEAILSRAPLAARLVKDAVLKGYDMTLEQGIRLEEDLYALLQTTADRAEGVRAFLEQRKPLFRGA, encoded by the coding sequence ATGGCGGTGCGGATGCTCGAGCTGATCGAGCAGGTCGAGGATGACGACGCCGCCCGCATGCTCGCTGTCACCGGTGCCGGCTCCGTGTTCTGCACCGGTTTCGACGACGGCGTGGATCCGCGCCTGGTCGAATCGCTCGCGGTGCTCTCCAAGCCCACCGTGGCGATCATCAACGGCGACGCATTCGATGAAGGATTGGAACTTGCCATGGCCGCCGACATTCGGGCCGCCATTTCGTCGGCTCGATTCGCGATCACGCAGATGAAACGCGGCGCGATGCCCCACTTCGGCGCGACCCAGCGGCTCCCGCGGCTGGTCGGCGCCGCCAACGCTCTGCGCCTGATGCTCACTGGAACGGCTCTGGGAGCCGGCGAGGCGATGCGCATCGGACTGGTCACATATCTCGCCGACAGCCGGATCGAGCTCGCCGCATTAAGCGGTCGCGTCGCCGAGGCGATCCTGAGCCGTGCTCCGCTCGCCGCGCGGCTGGTCAAGGACGCCGTGCTCAAGGGTTACGACATGACATTGGAGCAGGGCATAAGGCTTGAGGAGGATCTATACGCCCTGCTACAAACGACTGCCGACCGCGCCGAAGGCGTGCGCGCCTTTCTCGAGCAGCGCAAACCGCTGTTCCGAGGCGCGTGA